One region of Mugil cephalus isolate CIBA_MC_2020 chromosome 17, CIBA_Mcephalus_1.1, whole genome shotgun sequence genomic DNA includes:
- the rpia gene encoding ribose-5-phosphate isomerase, which translates to MRLQGWVCVSLGNLAAGFLTRAASRRLAGTQRHVRPFSRSAANMAEEAKKLAAYAAVDNHVQNNQVVGVGSGSTIVYAVDRLAERVRQEKLNIVCVPTSFQARQLILQHGLTLSDLDRHPELDVAIDGADEVDSSLTLIKGGGGCLTQEKIVAGCAKHFVVIADYRKDSKALGQQWKKGVPIEVIPMAYVPVSRTIAKRFGGEANLRMAVSKAGPVVTDNSNFILDWKFEHAQNWKEVNTAIKMIPGVVETGLFVGMAERAYFGMEDGSVQVRDPPVN; encoded by the exons ATGAGACTCCAGGGGTGGGTCTGCGTCTCCTTGGGTAACCTGGCAGCTGGGTTTCTTACCCGAGCAGCATCCCGGAGGCTCGCGGGGACTCAGAGACACGTGCGTCCCTTCAGTCGGTCTGCAGCGAACATGGCGGAGGAGGCGAAGAAGCTGGCCGCGTACGCCGCCGTGGATAACCACGTCCAG AACAACCAGGTGGTTGGAGTGGGCAGCGGCTCAACCATCGTCTACGCCGTGGACAGGTTAG CGGAGAGAGTGCGACAGGAGAAACTCAACATTGTGTGCGTTCCCACCTCCTTCCAG GCGCGTCAGCTGATTCTGCAGCATGGCCTCACGCTGTCAGATCTGGACAGACACCCGGAG ctGGACGTGGCGATCGACGGAGCGGACGAAGTGGACTCCAGCCTCACCCTGATAAAAGGTGGAGG CGGCTGCCTCACTCAGGAGAAGATCGTAGCCGGCTGCGCTAAACATTTCGTGGTCATCGCCGACTACAG GAAGGACTCCAAGGCTCTGGGCCAGCAGTGGAAGAAGGGAGTTCCCATCGAGGTCATCCCCATGGCCTACGTTCCTGTCTCCAGAACAATAGCCAAGCGCTTCGGAGGAGAAGCCAACTTGCGGATGGCTGTCAGTAAAGCA GGACCTGTGGTGACCGACAACAGCAACTTCATCCTGGACTGGAAGTTTGAGCACGCTCAGAACTGGAAGGAGGTCAACACGGCCATCAAGATGATTCCCG GTGTGGTGGAGACGGGGCTCTTCGTCGGCATGGCCGAGCGCGCCTACTTCGGGATGGAGGATGGAAGCGTGCAGGTTCGGGATCCTCCGGTCAACTGA